CATCAAGGAAAATTTCGAGACTCCGGTGTTGAATGTGCCTTTAATCGCTAACGAAGTCAAACCCATTTCTACAGGATGGAATCCTTGGCAAGGGCAAGGTTCACAATGGGGATCAGAGGAGAGTTTTCATGTTGATACACCTTGAGTTGCATCATCAAAATGGGGATCAGCAGCGTGTTAGTTATACGCTGCCTGTGCTGATAGGTAAAGGTAACGAGAATCATTTGATCTTAAGCGGATGGCGTGTGGCTAAGCAGCACGCGCGCATTTTTCAAGAAGGTCAAACGCTTTACATTGAAGACTACGGCAGTTTGCATGGCACTTTTGTAAACGATAAACGGATAAGTCGTTACGGGCCATTGCAGGTTACTGATCAGATAGTGATAGGCCCGTGTTTATTGCAGGTTCAGCAGTTAGTAACACATATAGCCGTGGCAGAGCCATTAGTGCAATTGCATGCTCCTCCTATTAAAGAAAATGCGGCTCCTGCCCCTCTAGCACTACAGCTACGTTTACACCAACAGTTAGTGGCTGCTTTAGATTTGCGTCGCAAGGAAATTGAAGACTTGAGTGATCAAGAGCTTAGAGATCAAGCTCACAGGCATTTGGAGCTAATTTTAAGTAAAAATCCTTTAGATGCGGATATAGATCAGGCTGACTTATTGCGTACGGTGATTGATGAGGCAATAGGGCTAGGCCCCTTAGAACGTCTTTTAGAGCAGGCAGATATTAGTGAAATTATGGTCAATGGGCATCAGCAGATTTACATTGAACGCCAAGGGCGTTGTGAACGTAGCTCTTATGTTTTTAGTAGTGAATCCGCTCTTTTAGCAGTAATAGATAGAATCGTTAGTCCTTTAGGTCGAAGGATTGATGATAGCTCTCCTATGGTAGATGCTCGACTCAAAGATGGGTCGAGAGTGAATGCAGTAATTGCTCCTATTGCGATTGCTGGGCCATGCTTAACCATCAGAAAATTTAGTCAAAAACGATTGGATTTAGATGACCTGTTAGGATTTGACGCCTTAAGCTCGCCGATGGCGGAGTTCTTAAAAGT
This Paenalcaligenes faecalis DNA region includes the following protein-coding sequences:
- a CDS encoding ATPase, T2SS/T4P/T4SS family, with protein sequence MLIHLELHHQNGDQQRVSYTLPVLIGKGNENHLILSGWRVAKQHARIFQEGQTLYIEDYGSLHGTFVNDKRISRYGPLQVTDQIVIGPCLLQVQQLVTHIAVAEPLVQLHAPPIKENAAPAPLALQLRLHQQLVAALDLRRKEIEDLSDQELRDQAHRHLELILSKNPLDADIDQADLLRTVIDEAIGLGPLERLLEQADISEIMVNGHQQIYIERQGRCERSSYVFSSESALLAVIDRIVSPLGRRIDDSSPMVDARLKDGSRVNAVIAPIAIAGPCLTIRKFSQKRLDLDDLLGFDALSSPMAEFLKVCVQKKKNMLVAGGTGSGKTTLLNILSTYIPTSERIITIEDAAELRLDQGNVVSLEARPMNSEGKGLVTIRDLVRNALRMRPDRIVVGECRGAEAFDMLGAMNTGHEGSLTTLHANSPRDALARLETLILMAGMDLPLAAVREHIASGVQIIVQQARLNNGRRVISSISEITGIESGRIQTQDLFGFNVNNLCFQANGLFPHCFADQPQCVDAQWFNP